In Belonocnema kinseyi isolate 2016_QV_RU_SX_M_011 chromosome 4, B_treatae_v1, whole genome shotgun sequence, a single window of DNA contains:
- the LOC117172069 gene encoding trans-Golgi network integral membrane protein 1-like: MKNTGYLIFIFVIYIDLFSGVKSKSVSINIFQEIGKGSSPAACKTVQFLLNSTFTQSCALETFPVMKTPLEDSKNQTILCLALYDYSLKWCSRSSQNIPLPEIANATVFDTEVAKFASVDSIGNFCESDKSSYNETIASELKNFYKHSSKCTLYCTDFSKGINQPKKICSALFWLDHTLKTYNPGTPISPTPEKKSKVGDKTAENSVSVVKNTEEEITKSKTPEGRTPVVEKQEENAHEAKKPESGKLPSTISNNKTTSTENLQLGQPNTGANSEKVKISISNNDNQVKKVVGKVDSSSGSGNVDTQKVAPATTKKELPSVENTDVKLPPEDVSTTGKKLDSTDKSSTISENTVDGPNEKTGGIQDIPPPFPDIEEDSADDDGQKEESPAQKKVQNYPSRTIEEESHFFSYLVVISLLFVCFYFAYHNKKKVLAMFLEGRRSRNGRGRRRPSTANYRKLDCNLEEAVTSQCNSNVTHVIY, from the exons ATGAAGAACACAGgctatttaattttcatatttgtaatttacattgatttattttcCGGAGTCAAGAGTAAATCTGTTTCAATTAACATCTTTCAAGAAATAGGAAAAGGAAGCAGTCCTGCTGCCtgcaaaactgttcaatttctCCTCAACTCCACTTTCACACAATCGTGTGCACTTGAAACATTTCCAGTAATGAAAACCCCTCTAGAAGATAGCAAAAACCAGACAATTTTGTGTTTAGCACTCTACGATTATAGCTTAAAATGGTGCTCGAGAAGTTCTCAGAATATTCCACTTCCTGAGATTGCAAACGCAACGGTATTTGATACCGAAGTTGCGAAATTTGCATCTGTTGACAGCATTGGAAATTTCTGTGAATCAGACAAGAGTTCCTATAATGAGACGATTGCATCTGaactaaagaatttttacaaacatTCCTCAAAATGTACATTGTACTGTACGGATTTTTCAAAAGGAATTAACCAGCCCAAGAAAATATGCTCTGCGTTGTTCTGGCTCGATCATACTCTCAAAACATACAATCCGGGAACCCCAATTTCCCCAACACcggaaaaaaaatctaaagtagGTGACAAAACTGCAGAAAATAGTGTATCTGTGGTGAAAAATACAGAAGAGGAAATTACGAAATCAAAAACTCCGGAAGGAAGGACACCAGTAGTAGAAAAACAAGAAGAAAATGCCCATGAAGCGAAAAAGCCGGAATCAGGAAAATTACCATCTactatatcaaataataaaactaCTAGCACTGAAAATTTGCAACTTGGTCAACCAAATACTGGagcaaattctgaaaaagtgaagatttctatttcaaataatgatAATCAAGTAAAAAAAGTTGTGGGAAAAGTAGATTCTAGTTCCGGTTCCGGCAATGTTGATACACAAAAAGTTGCACCTGCTACAACAAAGAAAGAATTGCCCAGTGTAGAAAATACAGATGTTAAGTTACCACCAGAAGATGTTTCTACAACTGGTAAGAAGCTGGATTCAACCGATAAATCCAGTACCATATCAGAAAACACTGTCGACGGACCAAACGAAAAAACTGGTGGGATTCAAGACATACCACCTCCTTTTCCTG ataTCGAGGAGGATTCAGCTGATGATGATG GTCAAAAAGAAGAGTCTCCTGCTCAAAAGAAAGTGCAAAACTATCCCAGCAGAACGATAGAGGAAGAATCACATTTTTTCTCCTACCTTGTCGTCATTTCTTTGCTTTTCGTTTGTTTCTACTTTGCTTACCACAACAAGAAAAAG GTTTTGGCAATGTTTTTGGAAGGTAGACGATCTCGTAATGGGCGTGGTAGGCGAAGACCGAGCACagcaaattacagaaaattagACTGTAATCTTGAAGAAGCCGTTACATCACAATGTAACTCCAACGTGACTCACGTGatttattga